The DNA window GATGAGGCCCTGGACGTCGGCGTCACTCAGGGATGCGGATGCGTCGATCCAGACGTCCACCGTGAGGGAGAGCGGCTTGGGGATGGCGCTCTCGACGAACGCAGTCACCCCCTTGGGGACCGCCTTCCGGTAGATGTCGTGAGCTACGATGCCGAGGTCGGTCGCGGGATCATTCGCGACGCCTTGCACAGGGCCACTCGGGGTGGCGACGTAAGCGTAGACACTCCCGTCGCCAAGGGCCGGGGGGATGTAGACCCGGTTGATGCCGATGGGGGTCTTGTCGGGCCGGCGTGCGCTCTTGGCGACGTAGAGGTAGGCAGCCTCCGGGCCATTGGGGGAGAGGGCGCCGAGGGAGTCCCGGCAGCGCTGGCGTAGGGCCGGATCGCTTTCGGCATCGAAGCCGATGAGGGCGGCAGGGTTGGAGCAGCTCAGACCGAGGAACTTGGTCTCGAAGGCGTTGATCTGTCCGGGCCCCGCCGTGCTTGTCGAACCGGCTTCGGTCGCGCGGAGGTCGACCTGCTTGCCCGTCTCGAGGGGGCCGACAGTGAACGCGACGGCGTTCGTGTAGGTCTTCTTCGTAGCCGGGTTGAGGAAGATGACCTCGCCCGAGTCGAAGGTGTAGGAGCCACCACCCGCGTTGTCGATGACGACCACACCCGAGGCGAAGGTCGCCTCAAGGCGATCGACATTGTAGACGTGCTTGGCGAGGAGGGTGAGCCAGATGCCTTCGGCGAGGTCGAGGAAGCCCGCGCGAATGGCGAGCACCATGACCTCGGTGTAGCCGGCGAAGAGGGCGGCCACGATCGCGATGATGGTGCGTGCGACCGAGCCCTCCTGCCAGGCGGTGACGGGCAGGCCTACGGCCTTGAGGATGCTGTAGATGCTGGCTTTGACCTCATCTCGGGAAAGGGGACGAATGAGTTGATCGAGAGGGATGTTCATCGGGCGTGTACCTCGGCGAGGAGCACGGCGGCGGCGCTCACGTGCAGGGTCATGAGGAAGGGCCCCTCGGCCGTGACGCAGCGGATCGAGAGGCGGAAAGCGTCAGAGGTGAAGTCGAGGATCTGGACGGTGGCGCTTTGAATGCGCTCCTCCTTGAGGACCTCGGCGCGAACCAGGCCCGGGAGCGCGGCCTGCTCGGCGGGGCTCATGCCCTTGTGGAGGAGGGACCGCAGATCGAAGCCGTAGTCCGGCGCATCGAGCACCATGCCCCGGGGTG is part of the Chondromyces crocatus genome and encodes:
- a CDS encoding baseplate J/gp47 family protein, producing the protein MNIPLDQLIRPLSRDEVKASIYSILKAVGLPVTAWQEGSVARTIIAIVAALFAGYTEVMVLAIRAGFLDLAEGIWLTLLAKHVYNVDRLEATFASGVVVIDNAGGGSYTFDSGEVIFLNPATKKTYTNAVAFTVGPLETGKQVDLRATEAGSTSTAGPGQINAFETKFLGLSCSNPAALIGFDAESDPALRQRCRDSLGALSPNGPEAAYLYVAKSARRPDKTPIGINRVYIPPALGDGSVYAYVATPSGPVQGVANDPATDLGIVAHDIYRKAVPKGVTAFVESAIPKPLSLTVDVWIDASASLSDADVQGLIQQKLNIYLPTIPIGGFVIPPASGRLLWRALIGQIEAASPYVIEARLSPELDIPMVIPEVATLASLTVNVHQVVGAAA